One segment of Haloplanus natans DSM 17983 DNA contains the following:
- the sufU gene encoding Fe-S cluster assembly sulfur transfer protein SufU: MGMGSDMYRQQILDHYKNPRNHGELEEPTFSHVGENPSCGDTIKMDVRLDDDGETIEYVSFSGDGCAISQASASMLTEQLPGTTLDELGELDTDDVVEMLGVDISPMRIKCAVLAEKVVQDGAKIHEGDLDLDETTTEE, encoded by the coding sequence ATGGGTATGGGCTCGGATATGTACCGGCAGCAGATCCTCGATCACTACAAGAACCCCCGTAACCACGGGGAACTCGAGGAGCCGACGTTCTCCCACGTCGGCGAGAACCCGTCGTGTGGCGACACGATCAAGATGGACGTTCGCCTCGACGACGACGGCGAAACTATCGAGTACGTCAGCTTCTCCGGCGACGGCTGTGCGATCAGTCAGGCCAGCGCGAGCATGCTCACCGAACAGCTCCCCGGCACGACGCTCGACGAACTCGGCGAACTGGACACCGACGACGTGGTGGAGATGCTCGGCGTCGACATCAGCCCCATGCGGATCAAATGCGCCGTTCTAGCCGAGAAGGTCGTCCAGGACGGGGCGAAGATTCACGAGGGCGACCTCGACCTCGACGAGACGACGACCGAAGAGTAG
- a CDS encoding DUF1641 domain-containing protein, with translation MSDDAAASESTPTDAIAEDPEAVAAFVRRLDDVNELLDVMALATEAADDEMVSSVAGTAASLGELADEAADPETISGARTLLRALGDAGDPGTTYRGVGIVGLLRALRDPEVKRGLAFLVALARGIGRELDRE, from the coding sequence ATGAGCGACGACGCCGCGGCGTCGGAGTCGACGCCGACCGACGCCATCGCCGAGGACCCCGAAGCGGTGGCGGCGTTCGTCCGACGGCTCGACGACGTGAACGAACTGCTCGACGTGATGGCACTCGCCACCGAGGCGGCGGACGACGAGATGGTCTCGTCGGTCGCGGGCACCGCCGCGTCGCTCGGCGAACTGGCCGACGAGGCCGCCGATCCGGAGACCATCAGCGGGGCGCGGACGCTCCTGCGGGCGCTCGGCGACGCGGGCGACCCCGGGACGACCTATCGAGGCGTAGGCATCGTCGGGCTCCTGCGGGCGCTCCGTGATCCGGAAGTCAAGCGGGGACTCGCCTTTCTGGTGGCGCTCGCGCGGGGAATCGGCCGAGAACTCGACCGCGAGTAG
- a CDS encoding transcription initiation factor IIB: MTETRVWTASDSTVGERERSASESEREHVCPECGGALVTDEEHGETACSECGLVVEEDGIDHGPEWRAFDSSERDRKARVGAPTTKMMHDKGLSTTIDWQNKDAYGKTLSAEQRRKMQRLRTWNRRFQTSDHQERNLRQALGEIDRMASALGLPETVRETASVIYRRALEEDLLPGRSIEGVATSALYAAARQAGVPRTIDEMARVSRVDEEEFKRTYRYVVRELNLEVAPADPVSYVTRFASELDLSDEAERLAREMLDAAKERGLHSGKNPVGLAAAAVYAAPLLTNEQVTQGEVSEVADISEVTIRNRYRELLGAYEEAGAVAA, encoded by the coding sequence ATGACTGAAACACGCGTATGGACGGCGAGCGACTCGACGGTCGGTGAGCGAGAACGATCGGCGAGTGAATCGGAACGAGAACACGTCTGTCCCGAGTGTGGCGGCGCGCTCGTGACCGACGAGGAGCACGGCGAGACGGCCTGTAGCGAGTGTGGTCTCGTCGTCGAGGAGGACGGTATCGACCACGGCCCCGAGTGGCGAGCGTTCGATTCGAGCGAGCGCGACCGCAAGGCCCGCGTCGGCGCCCCCACGACGAAGATGATGCACGACAAGGGGCTGTCGACGACCATCGACTGGCAGAACAAGGACGCCTACGGCAAGACCCTCTCGGCGGAGCAGCGTCGGAAGATGCAGCGCCTACGCACCTGGAATCGCCGGTTCCAGACCAGCGATCACCAGGAGCGCAACCTGCGTCAGGCGCTCGGCGAGATCGACCGCATGGCGTCGGCGCTCGGCCTGCCCGAGACGGTTCGCGAGACGGCGAGTGTCATCTACCGCCGCGCGCTGGAGGAGGACCTCCTGCCCGGGCGATCGATCGAGGGCGTCGCCACCAGCGCCCTCTACGCCGCGGCCCGTCAGGCGGGCGTTCCCCGGACCATCGACGAGATGGCCCGCGTCAGCCGCGTCGACGAGGAGGAGTTCAAGCGGACCTACCGATACGTCGTCCGCGAACTCAACCTCGAAGTCGCGCCCGCCGACCCCGTGAGCTACGTCACGCGGTTCGCGTCGGAGCTCGACCTCTCGGACGAGGCCGAACGCCTCGCCCGCGAGATGCTCGACGCGGCCAAGGAGCGCGGCCTCCACAGCGGCAAGAACCCCGTCGGCCTCGCCGCCGCGGCCGTCTACGCCGCGCCCCTGCTCACCAACGAGCAGGTGACACAGGGCGAAGTGAGCGAGGTGGCCGACATCTCGGAAGTGACCATCCGCAACCGCTACCGCGAACTCCTCGGCGCCTACGAGGAGGCCGGCGCCGTGGCGGCGTAG